A stretch of Acipenser ruthenus chromosome 1, fAciRut3.2 maternal haplotype, whole genome shotgun sequence DNA encodes these proteins:
- the LOC117421195 gene encoding tyrosine-protein phosphatase non-receptor type 9-like isoform X2: MAESLTAQEELTVEEFFTELKNREQPNVVLVSQNTAVKFLMARKFDVSRAIDLFQAYKNTRLKEGIYNISPDEEPLRSELLSGKFTVLPGRDAKGAALALFTARLHRPDVTTHKAVLQAIIYQLDRAIESVETQRDGLIFIYDMTSSTYGNFDYELCVKILNLLKVCTVKAHELANHIPMESLPEHLGGSSKYSHVAWIQSCVNSTQGQQNGDCMDSLFQSYTLDQNPVSDGLNSNCTPQTVTDNTKHQHNHYHENRTSNLHADPSSLGSLQNWNSPVVTANYDGADTDSSVNTNGRKPPPQSETPPDTPLHKHASEELAVPPLPQKSRPLPSVMEMSIHLPEDGGMHIQELVQHIKRKKKKGIYQEYEEIRKEPPSGTFDYSKKPCNQIKNRYSDVLCLDQSRVKLNVVDDDDETSDYINASFMDGYKRKNAYVAAQGPLPKTFGDFWRMVWEQKVLIIVMTTRVVERGRIKCGQYWPLEVGQTEEYGQFLIRNIHIEMFQDFKLSHLEVYNKETGESRDVAHYLYMIWPDFGVPKSASAMLDFRSQVKQHQEAAFQAFGSEWTGPPGGPPIVVHCSAGIGRTGTFCTLDICLSRLEDIGTVDVNQTVKRMRTQRAFSIQTWDQYYFCYMAVLEYAQRRGLLAPVEWSDSDLETDSE, from the exons ATGGCGGAGAGTCTGACAGCCCAGGAGGAGCTG acagtagAAGAGTTTTTCACAGAACTGAAAAATAGAGAGCAACCCAATGTCGTCTTGGTGTCCCAAAACACTGCTGTGAAATTTTTGATGGCAAGAAAGTTTGATGTATCTCGAGCCATTGATTTATTCCAGGCATATAAA AATACAAGATTAAAAGAAGGCATTTACAATATCAGTCCTGATGAAGAGCCTCTACGTTCAGAACTGCTGAGTGGTAAATTTACTGTTTTA CCTGGAAGAGATGCTAAAGGAGCAGCTCTAGCCTTGTTCACTGCCAGGTTACACAGACCTGATGTTACTACACATAAAGCAGTACTTCAGGCTATAATCTATCAGTTGGACAGAGCAATTGAAAG TGTAGAGACACAACGAGATGGCTTGATTTTCATCTATGATATGACCAGTTCAACTTATGGAAACTTTGATTACGAACTCTGTGTGAAAATCTTGAATCTTCTAAAG GTCTGCACTGTGAAAGCTCATGAGCTGGCAAACCACATACCAATGGAATCGTTGCCAGAGCATCTTGGAGGCTCATCTAAATACAGCCATGTAGCTTGGATCCAATCTTGTGTAAATTCCACCCAAGGCCAGCAAAATGGGGATTGCATGGACAGTCTTTTTCAATCATACACCTTAGACCAGAATCCTGTTAGTGATGGACTGAACTCGAATTGTACTCCGCAGACTGTAACTGACAACACCAAACATCAACATAATCATTATCATGAAAACCGGACTAGCAACTTGCATGCTGATCCCAGTTCTCTGGGTAGTTTGCAGAACTGGAACAGTCCTGTAGTGACTGCGAACTATGACGGTGCTGACACAGATTCTAGTGTCAACACAAACGGTCGCAAGCCTCCCCCACAGTCAGAAACCCCACCAGACACGCCTTTACACAAGCATGCCTCTGAAGAATTAGCTGTTCCCCCCCTGCCGCAGAAATCCCGTCCATTGCCTTCAGTGATGGAGATGTCCATTCATTTGCCAGAGGATGGAGGGATGCATATTCAGGAGCTTGTACAACATATAAAAAGGAAGAAGAAGAAAGGTATATATCAAGAGTATGAGGAAATCAGGAAAGAACCTCCATCTGGAACATTTGACTACTCcaa GAAGCCTTGCAATCAGATCAAAAATCGATACAGTGATGTTCTATGTTTGGACCAGTCCAGAGTAAAACTAAATGTtgtggatgatgatgatgag ACTTCTGACTATATCAATGCAAGTTTTATGGATGGATATAAAAGAAAGAATGCATACGTAGCCGCACAGG GTCCTTTGCCAAAAACATTTGGGGACTTCTGGCGTATGGTATGGGAACAAAAGGTTTTAATTATTGTAATGACAACAAG AGTTGTGGAAAGGGGTAGAATAAAATGTGGACAATACTGGCCACTTGAGGTTGGGCAAACTGAAGAATATGGGcagtttttaattagaaatattCATATAGAGATGTTTCAAGACTTCAAGCTTTCCCATTTAGAAGTTTACAACAAGGAG ACTGGAGAGAGCAGAGATGTTGCACACTATCTGTATATGATTTGGCCTGATTTTGGTGTACCAAAATCGGCCTCTGCCATGTTAGATTTCAGATCCCAGGTAAAACAGCATCAGGAAGCAGCGTTTCAGGCTTTCGGGTCTGAATGGACTGGTCCCCCTGGAGGTCCACCTATTGTTGTTCATTGCAGTGCAGGAATTGGAAGAACAG GTACCTTTTGCACTCTTGACATCTGTCTGTCCAGACTGGAGGATATTGGTACAGTTGATGTCAACCAGACAGTGAAGAGAATGAGAACTCAACGTGCATTCAGTATTCAGACCTGGGACCAGTATTACTTTTGTTACATGGCTGTCTTAGAGTATGCACAAAGGAGAGGCTTACTTGCTCCAGTGGAATGGTCCGATTCAGACTTGGAGACGGACAGTGAGTAA
- the LOC117421195 gene encoding tyrosine-protein phosphatase non-receptor type 9-like isoform X1 produces MAESLTAQEELTVEEFFTELKNREQPNVVLVSQNTAVKFLMARKFDVSRAIDLFQAYKNTRLKEGIYNISPDEEPLRSELLSGKFTVLPGRDAKGAALALFTARLHRPDVTTHKAVLQAIIYQLDRAIESVETQRDGLIFIYDMTSSTYGNFDYELCVKILNLLKGAFPARLKCVFIVSSPLWFRAPFAVLRLFVREKLRERVCTVKAHELANHIPMESLPEHLGGSSKYSHVAWIQSCVNSTQGQQNGDCMDSLFQSYTLDQNPVSDGLNSNCTPQTVTDNTKHQHNHYHENRTSNLHADPSSLGSLQNWNSPVVTANYDGADTDSSVNTNGRKPPPQSETPPDTPLHKHASEELAVPPLPQKSRPLPSVMEMSIHLPEDGGMHIQELVQHIKRKKKKGIYQEYEEIRKEPPSGTFDYSKKPCNQIKNRYSDVLCLDQSRVKLNVVDDDDETSDYINASFMDGYKRKNAYVAAQGPLPKTFGDFWRMVWEQKVLIIVMTTRVVERGRIKCGQYWPLEVGQTEEYGQFLIRNIHIEMFQDFKLSHLEVYNKETGESRDVAHYLYMIWPDFGVPKSASAMLDFRSQVKQHQEAAFQAFGSEWTGPPGGPPIVVHCSAGIGRTGTFCTLDICLSRLEDIGTVDVNQTVKRMRTQRAFSIQTWDQYYFCYMAVLEYAQRRGLLAPVEWSDSDLETDSE; encoded by the exons ATGGCGGAGAGTCTGACAGCCCAGGAGGAGCTG acagtagAAGAGTTTTTCACAGAACTGAAAAATAGAGAGCAACCCAATGTCGTCTTGGTGTCCCAAAACACTGCTGTGAAATTTTTGATGGCAAGAAAGTTTGATGTATCTCGAGCCATTGATTTATTCCAGGCATATAAA AATACAAGATTAAAAGAAGGCATTTACAATATCAGTCCTGATGAAGAGCCTCTACGTTCAGAACTGCTGAGTGGTAAATTTACTGTTTTA CCTGGAAGAGATGCTAAAGGAGCAGCTCTAGCCTTGTTCACTGCCAGGTTACACAGACCTGATGTTACTACACATAAAGCAGTACTTCAGGCTATAATCTATCAGTTGGACAGAGCAATTGAAAG TGTAGAGACACAACGAGATGGCTTGATTTTCATCTATGATATGACCAGTTCAACTTATGGAAACTTTGATTACGAACTCTGTGTGAAAATCTTGAATCTTCTAAAG GGTGCATTTCCTGCTAGGCTGAAGTGCGTATTCATTGTTTCATCTCCTTTGTGGTTTCGAGCCCCATTTGCTGTTCTCAGGCTTTTTGTGAGGGAGAAGCTAAGAGAGAGG GTCTGCACTGTGAAAGCTCATGAGCTGGCAAACCACATACCAATGGAATCGTTGCCAGAGCATCTTGGAGGCTCATCTAAATACAGCCATGTAGCTTGGATCCAATCTTGTGTAAATTCCACCCAAGGCCAGCAAAATGGGGATTGCATGGACAGTCTTTTTCAATCATACACCTTAGACCAGAATCCTGTTAGTGATGGACTGAACTCGAATTGTACTCCGCAGACTGTAACTGACAACACCAAACATCAACATAATCATTATCATGAAAACCGGACTAGCAACTTGCATGCTGATCCCAGTTCTCTGGGTAGTTTGCAGAACTGGAACAGTCCTGTAGTGACTGCGAACTATGACGGTGCTGACACAGATTCTAGTGTCAACACAAACGGTCGCAAGCCTCCCCCACAGTCAGAAACCCCACCAGACACGCCTTTACACAAGCATGCCTCTGAAGAATTAGCTGTTCCCCCCCTGCCGCAGAAATCCCGTCCATTGCCTTCAGTGATGGAGATGTCCATTCATTTGCCAGAGGATGGAGGGATGCATATTCAGGAGCTTGTACAACATATAAAAAGGAAGAAGAAGAAAGGTATATATCAAGAGTATGAGGAAATCAGGAAAGAACCTCCATCTGGAACATTTGACTACTCcaa GAAGCCTTGCAATCAGATCAAAAATCGATACAGTGATGTTCTATGTTTGGACCAGTCCAGAGTAAAACTAAATGTtgtggatgatgatgatgag ACTTCTGACTATATCAATGCAAGTTTTATGGATGGATATAAAAGAAAGAATGCATACGTAGCCGCACAGG GTCCTTTGCCAAAAACATTTGGGGACTTCTGGCGTATGGTATGGGAACAAAAGGTTTTAATTATTGTAATGACAACAAG AGTTGTGGAAAGGGGTAGAATAAAATGTGGACAATACTGGCCACTTGAGGTTGGGCAAACTGAAGAATATGGGcagtttttaattagaaatattCATATAGAGATGTTTCAAGACTTCAAGCTTTCCCATTTAGAAGTTTACAACAAGGAG ACTGGAGAGAGCAGAGATGTTGCACACTATCTGTATATGATTTGGCCTGATTTTGGTGTACCAAAATCGGCCTCTGCCATGTTAGATTTCAGATCCCAGGTAAAACAGCATCAGGAAGCAGCGTTTCAGGCTTTCGGGTCTGAATGGACTGGTCCCCCTGGAGGTCCACCTATTGTTGTTCATTGCAGTGCAGGAATTGGAAGAACAG GTACCTTTTGCACTCTTGACATCTGTCTGTCCAGACTGGAGGATATTGGTACAGTTGATGTCAACCAGACAGTGAAGAGAATGAGAACTCAACGTGCATTCAGTATTCAGACCTGGGACCAGTATTACTTTTGTTACATGGCTGTCTTAGAGTATGCACAAAGGAGAGGCTTACTTGCTCCAGTGGAATGGTCCGATTCAGACTTGGAGACGGACAGTGAGTAA
- the LOC117421195 gene encoding tyrosine-protein phosphatase non-receptor type 9-like isoform X3, with the protein MARKFDVSRAIDLFQAYKNTRLKEGIYNISPDEEPLRSELLSGKFTVLPGRDAKGAALALFTARLHRPDVTTHKAVLQAIIYQLDRAIESVETQRDGLIFIYDMTSSTYGNFDYELCVKILNLLKGAFPARLKCVFIVSSPLWFRAPFAVLRLFVREKLRERVCTVKAHELANHIPMESLPEHLGGSSKYSHVAWIQSCVNSTQGQQNGDCMDSLFQSYTLDQNPVSDGLNSNCTPQTVTDNTKHQHNHYHENRTSNLHADPSSLGSLQNWNSPVVTANYDGADTDSSVNTNGRKPPPQSETPPDTPLHKHASEELAVPPLPQKSRPLPSVMEMSIHLPEDGGMHIQELVQHIKRKKKKGIYQEYEEIRKEPPSGTFDYSKKPCNQIKNRYSDVLCLDQSRVKLNVVDDDDETSDYINASFMDGYKRKNAYVAAQGPLPKTFGDFWRMVWEQKVLIIVMTTRVVERGRIKCGQYWPLEVGQTEEYGQFLIRNIHIEMFQDFKLSHLEVYNKETGESRDVAHYLYMIWPDFGVPKSASAMLDFRSQVKQHQEAAFQAFGSEWTGPPGGPPIVVHCSAGIGRTGTFCTLDICLSRLEDIGTVDVNQTVKRMRTQRAFSIQTWDQYYFCYMAVLEYAQRRGLLAPVEWSDSDLETDSE; encoded by the exons ATGGCAAGAAAGTTTGATGTATCTCGAGCCATTGATTTATTCCAGGCATATAAA AATACAAGATTAAAAGAAGGCATTTACAATATCAGTCCTGATGAAGAGCCTCTACGTTCAGAACTGCTGAGTGGTAAATTTACTGTTTTA CCTGGAAGAGATGCTAAAGGAGCAGCTCTAGCCTTGTTCACTGCCAGGTTACACAGACCTGATGTTACTACACATAAAGCAGTACTTCAGGCTATAATCTATCAGTTGGACAGAGCAATTGAAAG TGTAGAGACACAACGAGATGGCTTGATTTTCATCTATGATATGACCAGTTCAACTTATGGAAACTTTGATTACGAACTCTGTGTGAAAATCTTGAATCTTCTAAAG GGTGCATTTCCTGCTAGGCTGAAGTGCGTATTCATTGTTTCATCTCCTTTGTGGTTTCGAGCCCCATTTGCTGTTCTCAGGCTTTTTGTGAGGGAGAAGCTAAGAGAGAGG GTCTGCACTGTGAAAGCTCATGAGCTGGCAAACCACATACCAATGGAATCGTTGCCAGAGCATCTTGGAGGCTCATCTAAATACAGCCATGTAGCTTGGATCCAATCTTGTGTAAATTCCACCCAAGGCCAGCAAAATGGGGATTGCATGGACAGTCTTTTTCAATCATACACCTTAGACCAGAATCCTGTTAGTGATGGACTGAACTCGAATTGTACTCCGCAGACTGTAACTGACAACACCAAACATCAACATAATCATTATCATGAAAACCGGACTAGCAACTTGCATGCTGATCCCAGTTCTCTGGGTAGTTTGCAGAACTGGAACAGTCCTGTAGTGACTGCGAACTATGACGGTGCTGACACAGATTCTAGTGTCAACACAAACGGTCGCAAGCCTCCCCCACAGTCAGAAACCCCACCAGACACGCCTTTACACAAGCATGCCTCTGAAGAATTAGCTGTTCCCCCCCTGCCGCAGAAATCCCGTCCATTGCCTTCAGTGATGGAGATGTCCATTCATTTGCCAGAGGATGGAGGGATGCATATTCAGGAGCTTGTACAACATATAAAAAGGAAGAAGAAGAAAGGTATATATCAAGAGTATGAGGAAATCAGGAAAGAACCTCCATCTGGAACATTTGACTACTCcaa GAAGCCTTGCAATCAGATCAAAAATCGATACAGTGATGTTCTATGTTTGGACCAGTCCAGAGTAAAACTAAATGTtgtggatgatgatgatgag ACTTCTGACTATATCAATGCAAGTTTTATGGATGGATATAAAAGAAAGAATGCATACGTAGCCGCACAGG GTCCTTTGCCAAAAACATTTGGGGACTTCTGGCGTATGGTATGGGAACAAAAGGTTTTAATTATTGTAATGACAACAAG AGTTGTGGAAAGGGGTAGAATAAAATGTGGACAATACTGGCCACTTGAGGTTGGGCAAACTGAAGAATATGGGcagtttttaattagaaatattCATATAGAGATGTTTCAAGACTTCAAGCTTTCCCATTTAGAAGTTTACAACAAGGAG ACTGGAGAGAGCAGAGATGTTGCACACTATCTGTATATGATTTGGCCTGATTTTGGTGTACCAAAATCGGCCTCTGCCATGTTAGATTTCAGATCCCAGGTAAAACAGCATCAGGAAGCAGCGTTTCAGGCTTTCGGGTCTGAATGGACTGGTCCCCCTGGAGGTCCACCTATTGTTGTTCATTGCAGTGCAGGAATTGGAAGAACAG GTACCTTTTGCACTCTTGACATCTGTCTGTCCAGACTGGAGGATATTGGTACAGTTGATGTCAACCAGACAGTGAAGAGAATGAGAACTCAACGTGCATTCAGTATTCAGACCTGGGACCAGTATTACTTTTGTTACATGGCTGTCTTAGAGTATGCACAAAGGAGAGGCTTACTTGCTCCAGTGGAATGGTCCGATTCAGACTTGGAGACGGACAGTGAGTAA